The following proteins are co-located in the Paenibacillus sp. FSL H8-0079 genome:
- a CDS encoding restriction endonuclease subunit S codes for MSEHKENVPQIRFPGFSGAWKERKLSDLMFFSNGINAPKESYGRGRKMISVMDILSKEPVTYERIRGSVLVEDRIEQKNKVEKDDLVFIRSSEIREEVGWAKAYLQDEYSLYSGFTIRGKKKSNYDAYFIELSLNYINRKQIENNAGGSTRFNVSQGILNNIILLEPTYDEQLKISGFFKELDNNILLHQRKLNNIKNLKDGLLQKMFPKNGENTPEIRFQGFADAWKQYKLGNVLKSHAFRSYLAEPTEDGAYKIIQQGDKPEVGFAKGNPFIDFDGVTLFGDHTVSLYKPSEPFFVATDGVKILSADGLDGKYLYSLLERYKPESEGYKRHFIILKNQYAWLTNNSDEQREIGTFFSQLDHLISLHQRKLEHLQEQKKALLQQMFV; via the coding sequence ATGAGTGAACATAAAGAAAATGTACCGCAAATAAGGTTTCCTGGGTTTAGTGGAGCTTGGAAAGAACGAAAATTATCTGATTTAATGTTTTTTTCTAATGGTATAAATGCTCCAAAAGAAAGTTATGGTAGAGGAAGAAAAATGATTAGCGTCATGGATATACTCTCAAAAGAACCCGTAACTTATGAAAGGATCAGGGGTTCCGTACTAGTTGAAGACAGGATAGAACAAAAAAACAAAGTAGAAAAAGACGATTTAGTATTTATTCGTTCTTCTGAAATTCGTGAAGAAGTTGGATGGGCGAAGGCTTATCTACAAGATGAATATTCACTCTATAGTGGATTCACAATTCGAGGAAAAAAGAAAAGTAACTACGATGCTTACTTTATCGAGCTTTCATTGAACTATATTAACAGAAAGCAGATTGAAAATAATGCTGGTGGAAGTACACGTTTCAATGTTAGCCAGGGAATTTTGAATAATATTATTTTGTTGGAGCCAACTTACGATGAACAATTGAAAATTAGTGGATTCTTTAAGGAATTAGATAATAATATTCTCCTTCATCAGCGTAAGTTAAATAACATTAAAAATCTGAAGGATGGACTGCTTCAAAAAATGTTTCCGAAAAATGGTGAAAATACCCCTGAAATTCGTTTCCAGGGATTTGCTGATGCTTGGAAACAATATAAGCTTGGGAATGTGCTAAAATCTCATGCTTTTAGATCATATCTAGCTGAACCAACTGAAGATGGAGCTTATAAAATAATCCAACAAGGGGATAAACCTGAAGTTGGTTTTGCTAAAGGTAATCCCTTTATAGACTTTGATGGTGTTACGTTATTTGGTGATCATACAGTTTCACTCTATAAGCCATCAGAACCCTTCTTTGTTGCCACAGATGGCGTAAAAATCTTGAGCGCAGATGGATTAGACGGGAAGTATCTATATTCACTACTGGAGCGGTATAAACCTGAATCAGAAGGCTATAAACGTCACTTTATTATTTTGAAAAATCAATATGCTTGGTTAACAAACAATTCTGATGAACAACGCGAAATCGGCACCTTTTTCTCACAACTCGACCACCTCATCTCTTTGCATCAACGCAAGCTAGAACATTTGCAAGAACAGAAGAAAGCATTGCTTCAACAAATGTTTGTATGA
- a CDS encoding Fic family protein has product MVMENKLGFTNSAELARVEEKLSKKKALEMFETGLLDTLEVGTFKALSYIHKCLFEEIYDFAGKVRDVNIAKGGFRFAPVMYLEVALENISKLPQSTFDEIIEKYVEMNVAHPFREGNGRSARIWLDCILKKEIRQVIDWSKVDKEDYLLAMERSPIKDVEIKFLLKSALTDQINDREIYMKGIDASYHYEGYYVYKTEDLHNEQ; this is encoded by the coding sequence ATGGTTATGGAAAACAAGTTAGGCTTTACTAATTCTGCAGAACTTGCACGTGTTGAAGAAAAGCTCAGCAAGAAAAAAGCGCTGGAAATGTTCGAGACGGGCTTGCTGGATACATTAGAAGTTGGCACATTTAAGGCATTATCCTATATTCACAAATGTCTTTTCGAAGAAATATATGATTTTGCTGGAAAAGTACGTGATGTTAATATAGCCAAGGGTGGTTTTCGATTCGCACCTGTGATGTACCTTGAAGTTGCACTGGAGAATATTTCAAAGCTACCGCAATCCACTTTTGATGAAATCATCGAAAAGTATGTTGAGATGAACGTGGCTCATCCTTTTCGAGAGGGGAACGGGAGGAGTGCAAGAATATGGCTTGATTGCATCTTGAAAAAGGAAATCAGGCAAGTTATCGATTGGAGTAAGGTTGATAAAGAAGACTATTTGCTTGCCATGGAAAGAAGTCCTATTAAAGACGTCGAGATTAAGTTTCTTCTTAAATCAGCTCTTACGGATCAGATCAATGACCGTGAGATTTATATGAAAGGCATCGATGCGAGCTACCATTACGAGGGTTACTACGTGTATAAGACAGAAGATCTCCATAACGAACAGTAA
- a CDS encoding restriction endonuclease subunit M, whose translation MKLNLRKARIHMIRLDHIAQFVSGSPQFRIAEAIDDKARLYTYYRQSEIENDLTGMDSNHGDRKQIRTFDQLNTLCQGDLVFSLVSGKSTIVSARHEGYLYTQNYVKLVTGENVDSKYLAYLLNEDKFVRKQLLLGLQGSQVLKYTLKQLKELELFNIPKLEKQQMIGELYFNQLRLEALRNRNSKLETILVLEGLEEANNK comes from the coding sequence ATGAAACTTAATTTAAGAAAGGCACGAATACATATGATAAGATTGGATCATATCGCTCAGTTTGTAAGTGGATCTCCGCAGTTCAGGATTGCCGAGGCAATCGATGATAAGGCACGGCTTTATACGTATTACAGGCAATCCGAGATCGAAAATGATCTAACGGGTATGGATTCTAATCATGGTGATCGGAAACAAATACGAACCTTTGATCAGCTGAACACGTTATGTCAGGGCGATCTTGTGTTTAGTTTAGTATCGGGAAAATCTACAATCGTTAGTGCAAGACACGAGGGTTATCTATACACACAAAACTACGTTAAGCTAGTAACGGGTGAGAACGTGGACTCCAAATATCTTGCTTACTTGCTTAATGAAGATAAATTCGTAAGAAAGCAGTTACTATTGGGTTTACAAGGTTCTCAAGTTCTAAAATACACGCTAAAACAATTGAAAGAGCTTGAATTATTCAATATTCCTAAATTAGAAAAGCAGCAAATGATTGGTGAGCTTTATTTCAATCAATTACGGTTGGAAGCGTTACGAAATCGTAACTCAAAATTGGAAACGATCCTGGTATTAGAGGGACTTGAGGAGGCAAATAATAAATGA
- the rhuM gene encoding RhuM family protein has translation MKEIQFLMYDGDEKVEVLVQDDTIWATQKIISQLFDVGIPAISKHLKNIFQTGELDEKVVVSILEITTQHGAIDEKTQTKPVKYYNLDAIISIGYRVNSQKATKFRIWATDILKDYILKGFKIDVERMKQGEHVFRKDYFRELIETVRSIRASERRIWQQISDVFAEISYDYDKNADVTKKFYATVQNKFHYAITGKTAAEIVYNSADKDKEHMGLTSWKNSPDGRILQSDVTVAKNYLTEKQIRSLERNVSAYFDYVERLLEDEVLLGMQDFAKSIDEFLTFNRYEVLDGTGRISQSSAKEKAIGEYREFNKHQKIVSDFDRVIKTLQGEQQ, from the coding sequence ATGAAAGAAATCCAATTTTTGATGTATGATGGGGATGAGAAAGTAGAAGTTCTTGTGCAAGATGATACGATCTGGGCGACGCAGAAGATTATTTCACAGCTTTTTGATGTTGGAATCCCGGCAATCAGTAAACATCTGAAAAATATTTTTCAAACTGGGGAACTAGATGAGAAAGTGGTTGTTTCCATTTTGGAAATAACCACTCAACATGGAGCAATAGACGAAAAAACTCAAACCAAACCAGTGAAATATTATAATCTGGATGCTATTATTTCAATTGGCTATCGTGTTAATTCACAAAAGGCTACGAAGTTCCGGATCTGGGCAACAGATATCTTGAAAGATTATATCCTTAAAGGGTTTAAAATTGATGTTGAACGCATGAAACAAGGGGAACATGTTTTTCGCAAGGACTACTTCCGTGAGTTGATTGAAACAGTCCGTTCCATTCGCGCAAGTGAACGGCGGATATGGCAACAAATATCAGATGTATTTGCAGAAATTTCATACGACTATGACAAGAACGCAGACGTCACTAAGAAGTTTTATGCGACCGTTCAGAACAAGTTTCATTATGCGATTACAGGCAAAACTGCGGCGGAAATTGTGTATAACAGTGCCGATAAAGATAAAGAGCATATGGGGCTTACGTCATGGAAGAATTCACCTGATGGCCGAATCTTACAATCCGATGTAACTGTTGCGAAGAATTATTTAACGGAAAAACAAATTCGCAGTCTGGAGCGTAACGTATCCGCTTATTTTGATTATGTAGAACGATTGCTCGAAGATGAGGTTTTATTGGGTATGCAGGACTTTGCCAAGAGCATTGATGAATTTCTAACATTCAATCGCTATGAAGTATTAGATGGTACCGGACGTATTTCACAAAGTTCGGCTAAAGAGAAGGCGATTGGGGAGTATAGAGAATTTAACAAACACCAAAAAATAGTGTCAGATTTTGATCGAGTCATTAAGACGCTACAGGGAGAGCAGCAATGA
- a CDS encoding HsdR family type I site-specific deoxyribonuclease encodes MNETQFETELIQYLTSGTITQPEYLEGISDFVVKESNTDYIVKTKRWKYESKIKTNEQLWDNFKGILEQHNQNTLERPLSVVEFNQVKKIISDIQSPYEAGQFLYGLNGVSQIEIDLDDGRHVFLTVFDQKQIGAGDTIYQVVNQIERPAVIAGKQTRYFDTTLLINGLPIIQIEEKRDTRDVNEALNQMNQYADENQYRDIFSTLQILVAITPSNVKYMANTTSDKFNKDFAFNWQRKSDNTIVRNWKEFADSMLSIPMAHQMATNYMILDGTKNKQMLKVMRPYQVYATQNVIEGLKRSDFELGTHKIGYIWHTTGAGKTITSFKTAWLASRMPKVDKVVFVVDRIALTKQTNENYKAYDPDATEDNFGSVQNTNNTTDLSRKLKSKDNNIIVTSVQKLDTLVKRKTFTAPDKNIVFIVDEAHRSTGGDSFNNIQKAFKKSAWVGYTGTPMFDETTTGLRTEDIFGPLLHAYTIREAIADRNVLGFKVDFETTIDEKQMKEKYLPAFYSERYPKWSEERIQEKIDNLSQEDMDDAVEPSFYDENVDHVRLVVEDIFKNWRNRSNEGKYNALFTTHVGGGKASTPMAMMYFDEFQRVNEEHKKNSGQTLKVAVTFSLNTTNNDGMLASNQGLFRAITAYNAEFGTSFGMDDISGYTQDVASRLNKSSYDRNYLDLVIVVDQLLTGFDAPELNTLYVDRTLKGAGLIQAYSRTNRISDMQLKPWGRVVNYRWPAQNEKLMNKALAIYANKDSAILSDELMREFNQQDGIIAEPFENVFNEVEKVVNKLSDLTFDFQQLPPSEKKKEEMLDLLREYNKGMAKLKQYDPDEVDGETVGFNYDDPEELLEKLGMTSEQEVMLTTVLTNELKSHIAKEKKIPVYQIELRMTHVKDVKVDYDYLTELVEKLLNQVHEGRDQEAKETQEKINQFANGLDDRNYATQIMNAASAIVEGYFPPAGANFKYPADLNGNSEQIIQQASNISLDRMFLDFRVKWGITDIITSAQMRELFSRHRYGVQDLDDTGQIRDIIVQAASNYTTLAHDEHIQSLSKMKYRNSLRDAIYELADTLVEN; translated from the coding sequence ATGAACGAGACTCAGTTTGAGACTGAATTAATTCAATACCTTACAAGCGGAACAATTACACAACCCGAATATCTAGAAGGAATAAGTGACTTTGTTGTAAAAGAATCCAATACGGATTACATAGTGAAGACGAAACGGTGGAAATATGAATCGAAGATTAAAACGAACGAACAACTCTGGGACAACTTCAAAGGCATTCTGGAACAACACAATCAGAATACACTTGAACGTCCCCTGAGTGTTGTGGAGTTTAATCAGGTTAAGAAAATTATCTCTGACATTCAATCCCCTTACGAAGCAGGACAGTTTTTATATGGTTTAAACGGAGTTTCGCAAATTGAGATTGACTTGGACGATGGACGTCATGTGTTCCTTACTGTATTTGATCAAAAACAAATCGGAGCTGGGGATACCATATATCAAGTGGTCAATCAGATTGAACGACCAGCCGTTATTGCTGGGAAACAAACTCGATATTTTGACACGACTCTGTTAATTAATGGTCTGCCTATCATTCAAATTGAAGAAAAGCGTGATACACGTGATGTCAATGAAGCGCTTAATCAAATGAATCAATATGCTGATGAAAATCAATATCGTGATATTTTCTCAACATTGCAAATTCTGGTTGCCATAACACCTAGCAATGTGAAGTATATGGCGAACACAACGTCAGATAAATTTAATAAGGATTTTGCTTTTAACTGGCAACGTAAGAGTGACAATACAATTGTACGTAACTGGAAAGAGTTCGCAGATTCTATGCTTTCAATTCCAATGGCACACCAAATGGCCACCAATTATATGATTTTGGACGGAACAAAGAATAAACAGATGTTGAAAGTCATGCGTCCGTATCAAGTGTATGCTACTCAGAATGTGATTGAGGGCTTGAAACGTTCAGATTTTGAGCTTGGCACACATAAGATCGGCTACATATGGCACACGACTGGAGCGGGCAAGACCATCACAAGTTTCAAAACAGCATGGCTGGCAAGTCGTATGCCAAAGGTGGACAAGGTGGTCTTTGTTGTGGACCGCATTGCGTTAACCAAGCAAACCAATGAAAATTACAAAGCCTATGATCCTGATGCTACAGAAGATAACTTTGGCAGCGTTCAAAACACGAACAATACAACTGATTTGAGCAGAAAGCTTAAAAGTAAAGACAATAACATCATTGTGACTTCTGTCCAGAAACTGGACACATTGGTGAAACGCAAAACATTTACAGCTCCAGATAAAAATATTGTGTTTATTGTGGATGAAGCCCATCGCTCAACAGGTGGTGACTCGTTCAATAATATTCAAAAAGCATTTAAGAAGTCAGCTTGGGTAGGGTACACAGGAACGCCTATGTTTGATGAAACGACAACGGGTCTTCGAACAGAAGATATTTTTGGGCCCCTATTACATGCCTATACGATTCGTGAAGCCATTGCTGATCGCAATGTACTAGGGTTTAAAGTAGATTTTGAGACCACTATTGATGAAAAACAAATGAAGGAAAAATATCTTCCTGCATTCTACAGTGAACGTTATCCCAAGTGGAGTGAAGAACGAATTCAGGAGAAAATCGACAATCTCTCCCAGGAAGATATGGATGATGCGGTTGAACCGAGTTTCTACGACGAGAATGTGGATCATGTCAGATTGGTAGTCGAAGACATCTTTAAGAACTGGCGCAATCGTTCGAATGAAGGGAAGTACAATGCTTTATTTACGACTCATGTGGGTGGTGGTAAAGCGAGTACGCCAATGGCAATGATGTATTTTGATGAGTTTCAGCGTGTTAATGAAGAACATAAAAAGAATAGTGGACAAACACTAAAAGTTGCTGTGACATTCAGCCTAAATACAACGAATAATGACGGTATGCTTGCCTCCAATCAAGGTTTGTTCAGGGCGATTACTGCGTACAATGCTGAATTTGGTACGTCATTTGGTATGGATGATATCTCTGGTTATACGCAAGATGTGGCTTCACGCTTGAATAAATCTTCCTATGATCGTAATTATCTTGATCTTGTTATTGTGGTTGACCAATTGTTAACTGGTTTCGATGCGCCTGAGCTGAATACGCTATATGTGGATCGAACACTAAAAGGTGCAGGGTTGATTCAAGCTTATTCAAGAACAAACCGGATTTCGGATATGCAATTGAAACCATGGGGACGTGTGGTGAACTATCGCTGGCCTGCTCAGAATGAAAAGCTGATGAATAAAGCTCTTGCGATTTATGCTAATAAAGACTCAGCGATTTTATCCGATGAACTAATGCGTGAATTTAATCAGCAAGATGGAATTATTGCCGAACCATTTGAAAATGTATTTAATGAAGTGGAAAAAGTAGTTAATAAGTTGAGTGACCTAACATTTGATTTTCAACAGCTGCCTCCATCGGAAAAGAAAAAGGAAGAAATGCTTGATTTGCTTCGAGAATATAACAAAGGTATGGCCAAATTAAAACAATATGATCCAGATGAAGTTGATGGTGAAACAGTTGGATTTAATTATGATGATCCCGAGGAGCTATTAGAGAAGCTAGGAATGACGTCAGAGCAAGAAGTCATGCTAACAACGGTCTTAACGAATGAACTCAAGTCGCATATTGCAAAAGAAAAGAAAATCCCTGTATATCAGATCGAGCTGAGAATGACACATGTGAAGGATGTTAAAGTGGATTATGATTATCTCACTGAACTCGTTGAAAAACTACTAAATCAGGTTCACGAAGGTAGAGATCAGGAAGCCAAAGAGACACAAGAAAAAATCAATCAATTTGCCAATGGATTGGATGATCGTAACTATGCTACCCAGATTATGAATGCGGCTTCGGCTATTGTTGAAGGGTATTTCCCCCCTGCCGGTGCTAACTTCAAATATCCTGCGGATCTAAACGGAAATAGTGAACAAATTATCCAGCAAGCGAGCAACATCAGCTTGGATCGTATGTTTCTTGATTTTCGAGTGAAGTGGGGAATCACGGATATAATTACGAGCGCTCAAATGCGGGAATTGTTCAGCCGACATCGCTATGGTGTGCAGGATTTGGATGATACAGGGCAGATACGTGACATTATTGTTCAAGCCGCTTCTAACTATACAACACTCGCTCATGATGAACATATACAGTCCTTGTCCAAAATGAAATATCGCAATAGTTTGCGTGACGCAATTTATGAATTGGCAGATACTTTGGTGGAGAATTAA
- a CDS encoding leucine-rich repeat domain-containing protein, translating to MAFIPLNCPNCNGKIEYKKDEVLKCPYCETELILKQNHVYYVDQTINHYHGTPPKAPLKQTASVKLMLILMLVLTGAIGTYFYYSNSSTYPKTEANLPVRKMPESEVLLFFLRDIFDKGSALPTEEELARIRYLTVEHSENDQWKFTYSFSDPFSDEQAEKITYVTQDKKLNSQRIDQRDFEAFKGLTALDLTNTYEISQTDQTTLAHMPGLKSYAGAFNESFSTFSGYFGDKSKITELSTQLRSNQELAMLLEFPNLNSLSITYVDESVTDFHLLNQLPIKSLSLTFVDELGWLSSMTGLSSLSIQYSETTDLQPLYALTQLQELQLSYLTNVKSIDFVQNMPALQTLDIENVNFSSLERLAGKNSITTLRLASLSQLGSVKAINNLSSLRELTLSGYYENAEALTLSKVERVEIPSSFLPGLKAPTTTSLTLRGGSGELDLAALGKFPKLKQLSLWEISEITRLAALDGLSRLETLKIYDSSLFKESDALYRLKQVKSLVCSECRLNFEQKAAAENSVLEHLTLNQSYFSMNNTSVTEIDQMMPYFANMSALRSFALQDSNLASLEFMSNWQAIEELHLENNAISNIEPLSQLPNLQKVYLSGNSVQNKSVVGTDVNVY from the coding sequence GTGGCATTTATCCCGTTAAACTGTCCCAATTGCAACGGAAAAATTGAATACAAGAAGGATGAGGTTTTAAAGTGTCCCTATTGTGAAACAGAGCTTATATTGAAGCAAAATCATGTCTATTACGTAGACCAGACCATTAATCATTACCACGGAACGCCCCCTAAAGCACCGCTGAAGCAGACTGCCTCCGTAAAGCTAATGCTGATACTGATGTTAGTCCTAACTGGCGCGATCGGTACATATTTTTATTATAGCAACAGCTCCACCTATCCAAAAACAGAAGCCAATCTGCCTGTGCGAAAGATGCCTGAAAGCGAGGTTCTGCTCTTCTTTTTGCGAGATATCTTCGATAAAGGGTCTGCCTTGCCAACAGAGGAGGAATTGGCTCGTATTCGCTATTTAACCGTAGAGCATTCGGAGAATGATCAGTGGAAATTTACATACAGCTTCTCCGATCCCTTCAGCGATGAACAGGCCGAGAAAATCACTTATGTTACTCAGGACAAGAAACTGAATAGCCAGCGGATTGATCAGCGAGATTTTGAAGCTTTTAAGGGACTGACGGCATTGGACCTGACGAATACCTATGAAATATCCCAGACGGACCAAACCACTCTGGCCCATATGCCCGGATTAAAAAGTTATGCTGGCGCTTTTAACGAATCCTTCAGTACATTTTCGGGCTACTTTGGCGACAAGTCTAAAATTACGGAGCTTTCCACTCAGCTTCGCAGCAATCAGGAGTTGGCCATGCTGCTGGAATTTCCCAATCTGAACTCTTTATCCATTACCTATGTGGATGAGTCTGTAACAGATTTTCACTTGTTAAACCAATTGCCAATCAAGTCCCTGTCGCTCACCTTTGTCGATGAACTCGGATGGTTGTCGTCCATGACCGGGTTATCATCCTTGTCTATACAGTACAGTGAAACCACAGACCTGCAGCCGTTATATGCCTTGACCCAGCTTCAGGAGCTTCAGTTGTCCTATTTAACGAACGTAAAGTCCATCGACTTTGTGCAAAATATGCCTGCTCTACAAACGTTAGATATTGAAAATGTAAACTTCTCCAGTCTGGAGCGCTTGGCCGGCAAAAACTCCATTACTACACTACGCCTGGCTTCTCTAAGTCAACTTGGTTCGGTAAAAGCCATCAATAACCTTTCCTCTTTGCGGGAATTAACGTTGTCCGGCTATTACGAGAATGCAGAGGCGCTGACACTGTCTAAAGTAGAGCGAGTGGAAATTCCGAGCTCCTTTCTCCCCGGGCTAAAGGCCCCGACTACAACCAGTCTGACGCTCCGTGGCGGAAGTGGGGAATTGGACTTGGCTGCGCTGGGGAAATTTCCGAAGCTGAAGCAGCTTTCCCTCTGGGAGATCAGTGAAATAACCCGTCTTGCCGCCCTGGACGGCTTGTCCCGCCTAGAGACTCTGAAAATTTACGACTCGTCACTGTTCAAGGAAAGCGACGCCTTATATCGTTTGAAGCAGGTGAAATCTTTGGTTTGCTCCGAGTGCAGGCTGAACTTTGAACAAAAGGCGGCCGCGGAGAACAGCGTACTTGAACATTTGACCTTAAACCAGTCATATTTTAGCATGAACAATACCTCTGTTACTGAAATTGATCAAATGATGCCTTACTTTGCCAACATGTCCGCTCTACGTTCCTTCGCTCTGCAAGACAGCAATTTGGCTTCTCTCGAATTCATGAGCAACTGGCAGGCCATAGAAGAGCTTCATCTCGAGAACAATGCCATTTCCAATATCGAGCCCCTAAGCCAACTGCCTAATCTGCAAAAGGTATATCTATCCGGTAATTCCGTACAAAACAAGTCTGTTGTTGGTACGGATGTAAATGTATATTAA